The stretch of DNA AGGTGGGCAGTTTGACTGGGGCGGTCGCCTCCCAAAAGGTAACGGAGGCGCCCAAAGGTTCCCTCAGCGCGGTTGGAAATCGCGCGCACAGAGTGTAAAGGCAGAAGGGAGCTTGACAGCGAGACAAACAAGTCGAGCTGGGACGAAAGTCGGGCTTAGTGATCCGGCGGCATTCGCGTGGAAGAGCCGTCGCTCAACGGATAAAAGCTACCCCGGGGATAACAGGCTTATCTCCCCCAAGAGTCCACATCGACGGGGAGGTTTGGCACCTCGATGTCGGCTCATCGCATCCTGGGGCTGTAGTAGGTCCCAAGGGTTGGGCTGTTCGCCCATTAAAGCGGTACGTGAGCTGGGTTCAGAACGTCGTGAGACAGTTCGGTCCCTATCCGTCGCAGGCGCAGGAAACTTGCGAGGAGCTGTCCCTAGTACGAGAGGACCGGGATGGACGGATCACTGGCGTACCAGTTATCGCGCCAGCGGTAGCGCTGGGTACCCAAATCCGGACGGGATAAGCGCTGAAGGCATCTAAGCGCGAAGCCCCCCTCTAGATAAGGTTTCCCATCCAGTTAATGGAGTAAGACCCCTGGTAGACTACCAGGTAGATAGGCCGGGCGTGCAAGCACAGCAATGTGTGCAGCGGACCGGTACTAATAGGTCGAGGGCTTGACCTGATTTTCGGTAGTCAATAATAGCATTACTTGATGATAATAAAACTTGCTAAGCTGTGCATTTTTGAGGGAACAATAAGTTAACAAAAAGGTGCCAGGCACCTAAAAAATTAACTTAAGCTCCTGACAATTTTATAAAGTTTTCCGGTGACCATACTGGAGAGGATACACCCGTTCCCATCTCGAACACGGAAGTTAAGCTCTTCAAGGCCGATGGTACTTGGGCTTGTCCCTGGGAGAGTAGGTCGTTGCCGGAATTAATTTTAAACACCCCCCCCTGGTTCTGTGCCGGGGGGGTTGTTTGCTGTGGGGTCAGGCTTAAACTTACTTAAACTAGCCTGAAACCCCGGGTTCATATCTCCAGTTGTATTTATTGATATCCAGTAAAAAGACATTGTATCGATAGTTATGAGATATCCGAACGAATGTCGCTTTTCGAGTAAGTCGTTTAAAAAGAAAAGAAGCCCAAGAACCAACGACCTCGAAGAAATTAACTTGTTGACATTTAGATTTTTAAGTCCATGTTTATATACCAACTAATCCCATGTCTTGGAGCATATGCAAGCTCAAGTGCATCTTGTTCATTTATGGGTAACCCGACCGTTCCTTCTGCACTTAATTTTTTTAGCAAAGAGCTTCCTCCTCGGTTACTAATTTAATTGCTTGCATAGCGTATCTAACTCCTGCTGCAAATTAAAAATGTAAACTTACATATAAGGTAAGGGTTAACAATTGATTGATAAGAATCTCTTTATTTTTAATATTACCAAAGTATATAAACATTGTAAACCTAATATATGTATGAGGTTAACAATTGCAGTTGAATAAAATCGACCTCCACAAAAGCTGAGAGGTATGGGAAGCACCAGACATTTTAAATATTTATTAACAATTAGTTGCCTAAATAGTGTATTATGGTTTAAAGGGGTTTAAATAATAAATATAGAGCTAAAGACGAGGTTTTAAAAATGATGTTTTCGTTAATTGGTGTGGGAGCAGTAGTGGTTGTTGTTTTTATCGTTTTTATAGTCACTGGGCTTAAAGTTGAAACGGACAAGGGGGAGAAAGACGTGATTAAAAATGTTTATATATATTTGGTGCTATTTGCTACATTGATGATGACCATCGGAGGAAGTGTAGGTGCTTTTATGGCGGTTGCTGATATAGTCTCACCTGTTCCCTACTACCAAACTTTTGAGGAGTTTAAACGTTTTGATAGCGAAAAACCCCGTACTGGTATAGAGACAGATGAAAAAGTAAACCTGACGGAAGAAGAGCTAAAACAACAATACGATGCAATGGTGTTAATGGAGAAGGAAAGGCAAGTTAACAGAGCTAAGAATAACCTTATCAAAAGTTTTGGCTGGATCATCATTCCTTTACCAGTTTTTGTGTATTTCCAACGTCGTTTAGTTAATAAAGACATATAAATATGGCTGCTCCGTTTTGGCTTTAAAATAAATATAGTAGGAAAAACTTGGTGGTCGTTGCCGGAATGCACTCCCTTGGTTATGTGCCAGGGGAGTGCTTAATTATTTATTGGAGAGATGACTGTATTGCCTGATGGATAAAAGATAGAGCTATCACTTTCGGTTTTAAAGTTTCGTCTCTCATGCGGGTATGAACCGTGTAATGTTTAGTAATAGTAATAGTAATAATGGGCAACAAATTAAGGGGGATGCATATGCAGCGGGATTACAGAGAAATACCTCTTTGGGAAAATGTCAGCCTTAAGGATTGGCAGGATTGGCGTTGGCAAATAACAAACCGTATAACATCCTTAGATGAACTGGAACAAGTAGTTCACCTCCAACCGGATGAAAGGGAAGGCATCAAACGCTCCCTGTCTACCCTTCGCATGGCCATTACTCCTTATTATGCCTCGCTAATGGACCCGGATGATCCGGACTGCCCCGTGAGGAAACAAGCGGTACCGCTGTCCATGGAGATGCAGGATGGAGAACATGAGATGGAAGACCCCTTGCACGAAGATGTAGATTCTCCGGTGCCGGGCATTACCCATCGCTATCCTGACCGGGTACTGCTGCTTATTACAGACCAGTGCTCCATGTATTGCCGTCATTGCACGCGAAGACGTTTTGCAGGCGTCCACGACCAACAGCGCCCCATGCGGAAGTTGGAGGACGCGTTGAATTATATCCGGCAAACTCCGGTGATCCGGGATGTACTGCTTTCAGGGGGAGACAGCCTTTGTATTAATGACGATCACCTGGAATTTTTATTGAAAAGCCTGCGGCAGATTGATCACGTGGAAATTATTCGCATTGGAACGCGTACGCCGGTAGTAATGCCGCAGCGTATTACAGAGAATCTTTGTAGAATAATTAAGAAATACCATCCTGTTTGGCTGAATACTCATTTTAATCATCCACAAGAAATCACCCCCGAGGCGAGGGACGCTTGCGCATGTTTGGCGGATATAGGTGTACCTTTGGGTAACCAAACTGTTTTACTGAGAGGAGTAAACGACTGCCCCTATGTCATCAAAGATTTGATGCATCAACTTTTGAAAATGCGCGTACGGCCTTATTACTTGTACCAGTGTGATATATCCTCCGGGATTGAACATTTCCGCACCTCGATAGCCAAGGGGATAGAAATCATAGAACTTTTACGCGGGCATACATCCGGCCTGGCAGTGCCGACCTATGTAATTGACGCTCCCGGTGGAGGCGGTAAAATTCCGGTTGCTCCGCAGTATTTGATCTCCCAGTCAGAGGAAAAGGTTTTGCTCCGGAATTACGAAGGGGTGGTCTGTGCTTATCCGGAACCGTCTGAGAAGGGTAAATCCTGCGTGGATTGTGACAATTGTGAACGTTTAAGGAAAATTGACCCAATTGGACTGGAAAAATTGTTTGCCGGTAACAAAATAAGTTTGATACCTAAGGGAAATATCAGAGAAAAGCGCCGTCTTCAGCATATTAAAGGATGCAACTGAAAGGGGAAGTAACATGGAAAGACTGGTTACACATGAAGCCACGGAACGAGCCTGCTGCAGCTGTAACAGGGGGGAGTACGTTAATGAAAAGATTATAGAAAATGATAATGATGGTAATTATATTGAAATTTTAATTGATCATACCAATGAACGCTTAAAGGTTTTAGATTATACGGTGCATGATTGGAAAAAGGTGCTATGTTATCTCGAAGAGGCTGCCTCTATGAATCGATCGGGTAAAATTATATTTTACGTTCGGGGTACAGAAGATATTGCGTTAAACAATCATGGTTATGTCCTGGAGGGAGTCATTCCGGCTTTTTTCCAGGGAGAAGATGCATTATGTTATTCCCGTTTCGCTAATCCCGAACGCTCCTATAGTTTGAACTGCGAACAGGAGGAAGAGTTATTAAAAAAAATTCAGAAGGAAAAAAATCCGGAAAGCATCAATGAATTGCCAGAAGGCTATACTGCCCGAAAAATTTGTAATGAACATGTTAATGAATTGGTGGAATTGTATAGGAATACATTTAGTAGTTATCCCAGTCCTTTGCTTGATATTGAGTATGTACATAATGTAATGCAGACTCATGTTACCTTTTACGGGGTGTTTGTTGGTGATATTTTGGTCAGCGCAGCTTCCGCGGAAGTAGATCATCGAAACCGCAACTCTGAGATCACTGACTGTGCCACATTGCCGGAGCACAGGGGAAAAGGACTGCTAAGCAACTTAATAATGCTGCTGGAAAAAGAGATGTGGGTCCAAAAAATCGCTGCCTTATATAGTCTTGCCCGGGCCGGGTCTTATGGAATGAATGCTGCCCTGTGTCGGCTTGGTTATGAGTATAAGGGGAGATTTATTAACAACTGTCATATTGGCGGACGCTATGAAGATATGAATCTCTGGGTAAAGAATATAAAGATATAGCAAAATGCGTAAATATCTATAGATGATATAACTGCCCGAAGTTTCAGCATTATTCAAACAACTATGTGGGTATAATTATGCATTGTTACTTGATTAAGACCTTAACATTATATCAGCATTAAAATTTCTTTATCCTCCCAGAGTCTCCTCCAATGTTGGCAAGTTAATAAATATATCAATATGTATAGAGGGTGCAAAATAGCAGAAAATATATACCATAAAAATCTAAGGGAGGTTGCTATGCACCACAGGGTTAAAATTCATTACGATAACAAAAACGGTTTCTTGGAGCCGATTATGTGGGTGTGGGTAAGTGACGGGGCTACTTTGGAAAGGGAAGTGGCTCCCAGCGGCAGTGATGATTTTGGGGTTTATTATGACCTGTCCTATAACCGCAGCAGTTTCAACTTTATATTTAAGGACGGCCAAGGGGAGGACGTTCCATGGGAAGAGGACAAATTTAACAGATCATTTCACGCGCATCTGGGGGAAGAAATCTGGTCCATGTCGGACAGACACAATATTTATAATGTTCGACCTGCATCCCCAGTGGGTAATATTAAAGATTATTACCGCCGAATCAGCCACCTTGTCCCAAAAGGAAATTTTTATCTTCCCGAAACTGACGTTTCCGGTCTTGGTATGACCTCAATGCTGGGAGCGAATACATTGACGGATGGGACTGTTGTTTTCGGCTTTTTTCATCCTCGTGCGGCAAGAGTCTACCTGGTTGGTAATTTTAACGATTGGCAGTGCCCCGCGCATCCTCTACCGCAGCCGGATAAATTTATTCCTATGGATCTCTATCAGGGTTATTACTACCAACCCAATATTTGGCTGGCCAGAATTAGTCCTGATACGGATTCCCCTATTGAATATAAGTTTTATATCCAGGGCGGTACGGTTGAAAATGAACGTTATGTAACCGACCCCTATACAAGGTTGTTTAGTGATGATTATAAATATCGCAATGCCGTGGTGGTAGACCCGACGAAATTTAAGTGGACCGATCAGGAATGGAGAACTCCGGATATTAAGGACTTGATTCTTTATGAATTAAATGTTTATGGTTTTACTGATAACGATCCCGAAATACCCGAAGATATGCAGGGAACATTTAAGGGAGTAACCCACCGTATCAAGAACGGCTATTTTGATAAGCTGGGTATAACCGCGCTGGCACTCATGCCTACGGCAGAAGTGCCGATGAAGCAAGGACTTGGTTACGAGCCATGCACCTTCATGGCTGTGGAAAAAGACTTTGGTACTCCCGATGATTTTAGGGAAATGATTAATGAAGCACACCGGCACGGCCTTGCCGTACTTATGGACCAGGTTTTCAATCATACCTCTAACGACTTTAATCCTTTATGGAACCTCATTGACGATGGGTCCGGTGATGGCGGCTTTTATTTTGCCGGTAAGACAATGTGGGGCAATAAAGTGGCCACGGGAAAAGACGAAGTGGATAACATGCTCATTGATTCCTGTAAACTGTTTATTAAGGAATACCATATTGACGGTTTTCGGTTTGATGCCACCCACAGCTATTTTTTAAATCATAAATTGCTGCACCGGTTGGCCCACGAAATTAAGGATAAGGGTTTCAAACTTGATGCTATTCTGATTGCTGAAAACTTACCCAATGAAAAAGACCTAAACATAGAAGGATATAACGGCTATGCCCAATGGTCCAATCTTTTTCATGATAAAGTAAAGGCTTTGCTGCGCGAGGGGGTATTCGAGGGGGTAGATAATGGAACGGATAACCTGGGCAGCATGATTTATTTCAGCAAAGACAGATTCGCAGCCCATACCAACAATGTTATTAATTATTGCGAAAGCCATGACGAAAACAGCGTTCAGTTTGAGGTGGCCACCGGCGGTGAATATTTGCAGGACCCCAAAATTAAAGAAAGAAAAGCCCGCCTGGGGCTAATGACCACCATGGTAGCCCTGGGACAGCCAATGATCTATATGGGGCAGGAATATGGCGTTGAGAGGGAGAGGAATAGGATTAAAGTAAGGTGGAGTAAGTATGCCGATGACAACAATAGCTTTTACCAGTGGGCGAAGGCTCTGATCAATCTTAGAAAAAGGTATGAAGCGCTAAGGCTTAGCGGTTATAATCCCATCGATGAAGGTAAATTTAACTGGCTGGTAGGCCCTTGGATGAGCGACAACAAGGGCGGCAAAAAAAGGGTTATTGGGTGGAAAACCAACAGCGGCAATGCTTCCCAACAATTGCTGGTTATGCTTAACTTTGAAGGGCACGATGTTCCCGTGGATGTTCATTTTGACCCGGGGCGGTGGATTAAACTGGGTGACATTGATCACATTGACGACCTACCGCCTGTTGGTAACAAAGATCCATTGGACGCAGACAGCATTATAATCAGCGATAACATGCCGGCACAGCACTTTGTGCTGCCTCCTTACAGCGGATTTATCTATAAATACCAGCAGGCCTGAACTACCCCGCCCCTTCAGGGCGGGGCATTACGGCGGAGGAGTTAAAAATTTGCCAGCAGAGGTGACCAAATGAAAAATGTATATGTAATAATGGCTTTTCATGCTCATGAACTGCTTTGGGATCTGCCGGAAACCCTATTAAGTTACCTGGATGAAGAAAATCCCATGAAAGAATCTTTTTTAGACGAAAATTATCTTAAAAAAAGGAAACAAGAGGGGCGTGATATCTACTCCCTATGCAGCAAAATGGGGGAGCGCCTTGGCGCGCCCATGTGCGTTGAATATACCAATGAGCTTTTGGTCCAGGTTAAAGACGTGATGCCACGGGTATTTGACCGACTTAAAAATGATTACAGCAGGGGAAGGCTCTACCCGATATACGGTCACGCCCATCATGCTCACGCTTCACTGCTGCGTCCCGAAGAAATTACCCAGGAAATTGTTTGGAACAGGCAGTACCTACATAACTGTATGGAGGTGCCTTACCCCAAGTATAACGGGCTGTTTCCGCCGGAAGATTCTCTGGTGTACGGGAAAATGGAAGCAATAGAAAGAGCAAATGTTGATTATGTCATATTCCCCCATCTTGACGAAAATAAGGTGCCATTTGAAATTATAGGTGAAGGGGATTGCATTTATAAGCCATTTTTAATTCGTACCAGTCGGAAGAACATTATCGCTTTACCTCGCAATTTCCCTATATCACAGGAGATTTGGCGGCCAATTACCAAGATAAAAAGGGATGATGTAAAATCCCAGGGGTACATGCTGGGTGACTTTCCTGTATTTGATAATGAATATCTATACGGGGAGCAAGAGGAGTATCCCATCGACATGGATACGGGAGTGGACATTTATAAGGAAGTGCTGCTTCGCGAACTAAAAAAAGCACCTGAAAATGGTTTGCTGCTGTATGTCCAGGATCTTGAGTTGAT from Desulfoscipio gibsoniae DSM 7213 encodes:
- a CDS encoding alpha-amylase family glycosyl hydrolase produces the protein MHHRVKIHYDNKNGFLEPIMWVWVSDGATLEREVAPSGSDDFGVYYDLSYNRSSFNFIFKDGQGEDVPWEEDKFNRSFHAHLGEEIWSMSDRHNIYNVRPASPVGNIKDYYRRISHLVPKGNFYLPETDVSGLGMTSMLGANTLTDGTVVFGFFHPRAARVYLVGNFNDWQCPAHPLPQPDKFIPMDLYQGYYYQPNIWLARISPDTDSPIEYKFYIQGGTVENERYVTDPYTRLFSDDYKYRNAVVVDPTKFKWTDQEWRTPDIKDLILYELNVYGFTDNDPEIPEDMQGTFKGVTHRIKNGYFDKLGITALALMPTAEVPMKQGLGYEPCTFMAVEKDFGTPDDFREMINEAHRHGLAVLMDQVFNHTSNDFNPLWNLIDDGSGDGGFYFAGKTMWGNKVATGKDEVDNMLIDSCKLFIKEYHIDGFRFDATHSYFLNHKLLHRLAHEIKDKGFKLDAILIAENLPNEKDLNIEGYNGYAQWSNLFHDKVKALLREGVFEGVDNGTDNLGSMIYFSKDRFAAHTNNVINYCESHDENSVQFEVATGGEYLQDPKIKERKARLGLMTTMVALGQPMIYMGQEYGVERERNRIKVRWSKYADDNNSFYQWAKALINLRKRYEALRLSGYNPIDEGKFNWLVGPWMSDNKGGKKRVIGWKTNSGNASQQLLVMLNFEGHDVPVDVHFDPGRWIKLGDIDHIDDLPPVGNKDPLDADSIIISDNMPAQHFVLPPYSGFIYKYQQA
- the ablB gene encoding putative beta-lysine N-acetyltransferase encodes the protein MERLVTHEATERACCSCNRGEYVNEKIIENDNDGNYIEILIDHTNERLKVLDYTVHDWKKVLCYLEEAASMNRSGKIIFYVRGTEDIALNNHGYVLEGVIPAFFQGEDALCYSRFANPERSYSLNCEQEEELLKKIQKEKNPESINELPEGYTARKICNEHVNELVELYRNTFSSYPSPLLDIEYVHNVMQTHVTFYGVFVGDILVSAASAEVDHRNRNSEITDCATLPEHRGKGLLSNLIMLLEKEMWVQKIAALYSLARAGSYGMNAALCRLGYEYKGRFINNCHIGGRYEDMNLWVKNIKI
- the ablA gene encoding lysine 2,3-aminomutase; translated protein: MQRDYREIPLWENVSLKDWQDWRWQITNRITSLDELEQVVHLQPDEREGIKRSLSTLRMAITPYYASLMDPDDPDCPVRKQAVPLSMEMQDGEHEMEDPLHEDVDSPVPGITHRYPDRVLLLITDQCSMYCRHCTRRRFAGVHDQQRPMRKLEDALNYIRQTPVIRDVLLSGGDSLCINDDHLEFLLKSLRQIDHVEIIRIGTRTPVVMPQRITENLCRIIKKYHPVWLNTHFNHPQEITPEARDACACLADIGVPLGNQTVLLRGVNDCPYVIKDLMHQLLKMRVRPYYLYQCDISSGIEHFRTSIAKGIEIIELLRGHTSGLAVPTYVIDAPGGGGKIPVAPQYLISQSEEKVLLRNYEGVVCAYPEPSEKGKSCVDCDNCERLRKIDPIGLEKLFAGNKISLIPKGNIREKRRLQHIKGCN